The following proteins are co-located in the Parafannyhessea umbonata genome:
- the leuS gene encoding leucine--tRNA ligase has protein sequence MADNNDAAEGTFPAYDAQAIETKWQRVWEEEDLYKTDTDPAKPKKYVLEMFPYPSGDLHMGHARNYTIGDAMARQARMRGYDVLHPMGFDAFGLPAENAAIKHKTQASKWTHQNIAQAVRTMKRMGFSYDYDRMFNTCDPEYYKWGQWMFIQMWKKGLAYRATSPVNWCPTCKTVLANEQVVEGRCWRCGSVPEKRNLSQWYLKITDYAQELLDDLDKLTGWPENVKAQQRNWIGRSEGAEIDFRLAAEDGVTPTDRKVTVFTTRADTLFGVSFMVLPPESDLAAELVAGTQYEDDFKALKAATEKVSAVDRQGSEREKHGVFTGRYVINPINGRPAPVWVADYVLMDYGTGAVMGVPCGDQRDFDFARKYGLEIAPIICEKDDPLYEELKDEKELRVRSVDWDKAMVAEGYLVQSGEFTGLKGGKHSEAVDAITAWLKEHDCGRPTVQFRLRDWLISRQRYWGNPIPMIHCDHCGDVPVPEDELPVLLPENLDLGAGDTLAEYAPFYETTCPKCGRPAKRITDTMDTFTCSSWYYLRYCDPHNDEAPFSKEAVDRWMPVDNYIGGIEHAILHLLYSRFWTKVLRDLGMVDVDEPFTNLLCQGMVKDENGDTMSKSKGNVVPPSSVIDPYGADTMRLAILFVAPPEKDFDWDPEAVAGANRFIKRAWRVVWQLVEGAEAGHVDPKALDANAKELNRVLHEMGIKCTNDFDRGQFNTAISAVMELTNAASKYVNDVDAEKRDGALCYRVAHDIVTMLAPICPHWAEELFHEALGREGSVYNEPWPEFDAAQAKSDTVEIAVQIKGKVRARINVPADAAKDELEAAAKEAVATQLEGKDIKKVIVVPGRLVNIVAL, from the coding sequence ATGGCTGACAACAACGACGCCGCCGAGGGCACGTTCCCGGCGTACGACGCGCAGGCGATAGAGACCAAGTGGCAGAGGGTCTGGGAGGAAGAGGACCTCTACAAGACGGACACGGACCCGGCTAAGCCGAAGAAGTACGTGCTCGAGATGTTCCCGTATCCCTCGGGCGACCTGCACATGGGCCATGCGCGCAACTACACCATCGGCGATGCGATGGCGCGCCAGGCCCGCATGCGGGGCTACGACGTGCTGCACCCCATGGGCTTCGACGCGTTTGGCCTTCCCGCCGAGAACGCGGCCATCAAGCACAAAACCCAGGCGTCCAAGTGGACGCACCAGAACATCGCCCAGGCCGTGAGGACCATGAAGCGCATGGGCTTCAGCTACGACTACGACCGCATGTTCAACACCTGCGACCCCGAGTACTACAAGTGGGGCCAGTGGATGTTCATCCAGATGTGGAAGAAGGGCCTGGCATATCGCGCGACGAGCCCCGTGAACTGGTGTCCTACATGCAAGACCGTGCTCGCGAACGAGCAGGTGGTCGAAGGCAGATGCTGGCGTTGCGGGTCAGTTCCCGAGAAGCGCAACCTCAGCCAGTGGTACCTCAAGATCACGGACTACGCCCAGGAGCTGCTCGACGACCTCGACAAGCTCACCGGCTGGCCCGAGAACGTGAAGGCGCAGCAGCGCAACTGGATCGGTCGCTCCGAAGGCGCGGAGATCGACTTCCGCCTTGCCGCAGAGGACGGCGTGACTCCCACGGACCGCAAGGTGACCGTGTTCACCACGCGCGCCGACACGCTGTTTGGCGTGAGCTTCATGGTGCTGCCTCCCGAGAGCGATCTCGCGGCGGAGCTCGTGGCCGGCACGCAGTACGAGGATGACTTCAAGGCGCTGAAGGCGGCGACCGAGAAGGTATCAGCCGTCGACCGCCAGGGTTCCGAGCGAGAGAAGCACGGCGTCTTCACCGGCCGCTACGTCATAAACCCGATCAACGGCCGGCCCGCGCCCGTTTGGGTCGCGGACTACGTCCTCATGGACTACGGCACCGGCGCCGTCATGGGCGTGCCCTGCGGCGACCAGCGCGACTTCGACTTCGCCCGCAAGTACGGCCTGGAGATCGCTCCGATCATCTGCGAGAAGGACGATCCCCTGTACGAGGAGCTCAAGGACGAGAAGGAGCTCCGCGTTCGCTCCGTGGACTGGGACAAGGCCATGGTGGCCGAGGGCTACCTCGTGCAGTCCGGCGAGTTCACGGGCCTGAAGGGCGGCAAGCACTCCGAGGCGGTCGACGCGATCACCGCGTGGCTGAAGGAGCACGACTGCGGCCGTCCGACGGTGCAGTTCCGCCTGCGCGACTGGCTCATCAGCCGCCAGCGCTACTGGGGAAACCCCATCCCCATGATCCACTGCGACCATTGCGGCGACGTGCCCGTTCCCGAGGACGAGCTCCCCGTCCTTCTCCCCGAGAACCTCGACCTGGGCGCCGGAGACACGCTGGCAGAGTATGCTCCGTTCTACGAGACGACGTGCCCCAAGTGCGGTCGCCCCGCGAAGCGCATCACGGACACGATGGACACGTTCACGTGCTCCAGCTGGTACTACCTGCGCTACTGCGACCCCCACAACGACGAGGCGCCGTTCTCGAAGGAGGCCGTGGACCGCTGGATGCCGGTTGACAACTACATCGGCGGCATCGAGCACGCGATCCTGCACCTGCTGTACAGCCGCTTCTGGACGAAGGTCCTGCGCGACCTTGGCATGGTCGACGTGGACGAGCCGTTCACGAACCTGCTGTGCCAGGGCATGGTGAAGGACGAGAACGGCGACACCATGAGCAAGTCCAAGGGCAACGTCGTGCCGCCCTCCAGCGTAATCGACCCGTACGGCGCGGACACCATGCGCCTGGCGATCCTGTTCGTGGCGCCGCCCGAGAAGGACTTCGACTGGGACCCCGAGGCCGTCGCCGGGGCGAACCGCTTCATCAAGCGCGCGTGGCGCGTGGTGTGGCAGCTCGTCGAGGGCGCCGAGGCCGGCCACGTCGACCCCAAGGCGCTTGACGCAAACGCGAAGGAGCTGAACCGCGTCCTGCACGAGATGGGCATCAAGTGCACGAACGACTTCGACCGCGGCCAGTTCAACACCGCGATCTCCGCGGTGATGGAGCTGACGAACGCCGCGAGCAAGTACGTGAACGACGTGGACGCCGAGAAGCGCGACGGCGCGCTGTGCTACCGCGTCGCCCACGACATCGTGACCATGCTCGCGCCGATCTGCCCGCACTGGGCGGAGGAGCTGTTCCACGAGGCGCTCGGCCGCGAGGGCTCTGTGTACAACGAGCCGTGGCCCGAGTTCGACGCCGCGCAGGCAAAGAGCGACACCGTCGAGATCGCCGTGCAGATCAAGGGCAAGGTGCGCGCACGCATCAACGTTCCGGCGGACGCCGCGAAAGACGAGCTTGAGGCGGCTGCGAAGGAGGCCGTCGCCACGCAGCTTGAGGGGAAGGACATCAAGAAAGTCATCGTGGTGCCCGGAAGGCTCGTGAACATCGTCGCGCTGTAG
- the lspA gene encoding signal peptidase II — translation MVATSKVSARGTRAIVFWVAACLVLVLDQTTKLAVRSVLRAGERQALIPGVLDLLYVKNDGAAFSLGRGAGPLFVLIAAAVVCVAFAYVWREDVPLSLVLPIACVAGGGVGNMVDRLCAGYVTDFLATSFVDFPVFNVADIFVTCGIVCALIAYNVWESGRERANGDAGGR, via the coding sequence GTGGTAGCGACGAGCAAGGTTTCGGCAAGGGGCACCCGGGCGATCGTCTTCTGGGTCGCCGCGTGCCTCGTGCTGGTGCTTGACCAGACGACGAAGCTCGCGGTGCGCTCCGTCCTGCGCGCGGGAGAGCGCCAGGCCCTCATCCCGGGGGTGCTGGACCTCCTGTACGTGAAGAACGACGGCGCGGCCTTCAGCCTCGGCCGCGGGGCGGGACCACTGTTCGTCCTCATCGCCGCGGCCGTCGTGTGCGTGGCGTTCGCGTACGTGTGGCGCGAGGACGTACCCCTGTCGCTCGTGCTGCCCATCGCGTGCGTCGCGGGCGGCGGAGTCGGCAACATGGTCGACAGGCTTTGCGCCGGCTACGTCACGGACTTCCTCGCGACCTCGTTCGTCGACTTCCCGGTGTTCAACGTGGCCGACATCTTCGTGACGTGCGGCATCGTGTGCGCGCTCATCGCGTACAACGTGTGGGAGTCCGGGCGCGAGCGCGCCAACGGGGACGCCGGTGGCAGGTAG
- the rimP gene encoding ribosome maturation factor RimP, translating into MASTDIERELLAALEAAASEHGIDVVDVEVVGASKAPVVRVRLDHADESLPTITLDEVTAQSDWVNAVIDEKDPFPGSYTLEISSPGLSRPLRRAHDFERFAGEDVSLNTFDREGRRHYTGTLKGLVDGRVVVECDGEEFSFAIDDIKSCKIKPRF; encoded by the coding sequence ATGGCGTCCACGGATATCGAGAGGGAGCTGCTCGCCGCACTTGAGGCCGCAGCTTCGGAGCACGGCATCGACGTGGTGGACGTCGAGGTCGTCGGCGCGTCGAAGGCGCCGGTCGTACGCGTGAGGCTCGACCACGCGGATGAGTCGCTGCCCACGATCACGCTGGACGAGGTGACGGCGCAGAGCGACTGGGTGAACGCGGTCATCGACGAGAAGGACCCGTTCCCGGGCTCGTACACGCTCGAGATCTCGAGCCCCGGCCTGTCGAGGCCGCTTCGCCGCGCCCACGACTTCGAGCGCTTCGCGGGCGAGGACGTGTCGCTGAACACGTTTGACCGCGAGGGCCGCAGGCACTACACGGGCACGCTGAAGGGGCTCGTGGACGGCAGGGTCGTCGTGGAGTGCGACGGCGAGGAGTTCTCGTTCGCGATCGACGACATCAAGAGCTGCAAGATAAAGCCAAGGTTCTAG
- a CDS encoding SDR family NAD(P)-dependent oxidoreductase, which translates to MADFSSVEGRTAVVTGATSGIGESITRVFAAQGMRVVLAGRRAEKGERIAKEIRDAGGEALFCRADVSSEDDVERLMRSAIDAYGSLDVLVCNAGASCLMKPVHEYESDDFRRVTDIDYVGVFLCMKHAVRAMLDSGSSNCSIVNISSAEGLKATANFAPYSAAKRAVISLTQTAGMDYARHGIRVNCICPGAIDTDIYATVSPEQRELTQAMIPNGRFGRPEEIANVALFLASDLSSYVTGAVIPVDAAMSSGNFVEVPWEEPDPRG; encoded by the coding sequence ATGGCAGATTTTTCCAGCGTAGAAGGCAGAACCGCTGTCGTGACCGGTGCGACCTCGGGCATCGGCGAATCCATCACCCGCGTGTTTGCGGCCCAGGGCATGCGGGTCGTGCTTGCGGGCCGTAGGGCCGAGAAGGGCGAGCGCATTGCGAAGGAGATTCGCGACGCGGGCGGCGAGGCGCTGTTCTGCCGTGCGGACGTTTCCTCCGAGGACGACGTCGAGCGTCTCATGCGCTCCGCGATTGACGCCTATGGCTCCCTCGACGTTCTTGTGTGCAACGCGGGAGCAAGCTGCCTCATGAAGCCGGTTCACGAATACGAGAGCGACGACTTCCGTCGCGTCACCGACATCGACTACGTCGGGGTGTTCCTCTGCATGAAGCACGCGGTCCGCGCAATGCTCGACTCGGGGTCTTCCAACTGCTCGATCGTGAACATCTCATCCGCCGAGGGCCTGAAGGCGACTGCGAACTTCGCGCCGTACAGCGCCGCAAAGCGCGCCGTCATCAGCCTGACCCAGACCGCGGGAATGGACTACGCCCGCCATGGAATAAGGGTCAACTGCATCTGTCCCGGTGCGATAGACACCGACATCTACGCCACCGTGTCGCCAGAGCAGCGCGAGCTGACGCAGGCGATGATCCCCAACGGACGCTTTGGCCGCCCGGAGGAGATCGCCAACGTCGCGCTGTTCCTGGCGAGCGACCTGTCGAGCTACGTCACGGGAGCCGTGATCCCGGTGGATGCCGCCATGTCGTCCGGGAACTTCGTGGAGGTGCCCTGGGAAGAGCCCGACCCGCGCGGCTAG
- a CDS encoding RluA family pseudouridine synthase yields the protein MAVIVNALVGPESDGLRLDTFLASVDGCPSRSACAKLVAAGEVTINSTLATSKSETVCLGDRIQARVPDPEPEDGALAPNPSIALDVRFEDDHLIVLSKQAGLVCHPSPGHVDDTLANALVARCGYGHLGMLQGEDRPGIVHRLDMDTSGLMVCAKDDATQKALQDLIRLRVLDRRYVTLVHGYVAPDSGTITTGIARSRRDRLRMTVSDDPGAREAITTFRTLERFEAGRFDEGFSLLECHLYTGRTHQIRVHMRHAGHPCVGDQLYGRGDDRTNMGLRRQFLHSWHIRFDHPVTGETIELADRLPPDLSSVLESLHDRSMGRTQAGEKICPLLVAGT from the coding sequence ATGGCCGTCATCGTGAACGCCCTCGTGGGCCCGGAGTCAGACGGGCTTCGGCTTGACACGTTCCTCGCGAGCGTGGACGGCTGCCCTTCTCGCAGCGCGTGCGCAAAGCTCGTCGCGGCAGGCGAGGTCACCATAAACTCGACGCTCGCGACGTCAAAGAGCGAGACCGTCTGCCTCGGCGACCGCATCCAGGCGCGCGTTCCCGACCCGGAGCCCGAAGACGGGGCGCTCGCGCCGAACCCGTCCATTGCGCTCGACGTGCGCTTCGAGGACGACCACCTCATCGTGCTGTCAAAGCAGGCGGGGCTCGTGTGTCACCCCAGCCCGGGCCACGTGGACGACACGCTCGCGAACGCGCTCGTCGCGCGCTGCGGCTACGGGCACCTCGGCATGCTGCAGGGCGAAGACAGGCCGGGCATCGTGCACCGGCTCGACATGGACACCTCCGGCCTCATGGTGTGCGCGAAGGACGACGCCACGCAGAAGGCGCTGCAGGACCTCATCCGCCTACGCGTGCTCGACAGGCGCTACGTCACGCTCGTGCACGGCTACGTCGCGCCGGACTCAGGCACCATCACCACGGGCATCGCGCGTTCGCGTCGCGACCGGCTGCGCATGACGGTCTCGGACGACCCCGGCGCGCGCGAGGCCATCACGACGTTCCGCACGCTCGAGCGATTCGAGGCCGGCAGGTTCGACGAGGGCTTCTCGCTTCTTGAGTGCCACCTCTACACCGGACGCACCCACCAGATCCGCGTCCACATGCGCCACGCCGGCCATCCCTGCGTGGGCGACCAGCTGTACGGGCGCGGCGACGACCGCACGAACATGGGTCTGCGCCGCCAGTTCCTGCACTCGTGGCACATCCGCTTCGATCATCCCGTTACTGGAGAGACCATCGAGCTTGCAGACCGCCTGCCCCCCGACCTCTCCTCTGTACTAGAATCGCTACATGACCGCTCTATGGGCCGCACGCAGGCGGGGGAGAAGATCTGCCCCCTGCTCGTGGCCGGCACCTAG
- a CDS encoding IMP dehydrogenase, producing the protein MATFFEGESHTFSEYLLVPGYSSRENIPANVSLETPLVKFKRGEEPAIKMHIPMVSAVMQAVSGPRLAIALAQQGGISFIYQSQTPEDEAAMVREVKTYKAGFVVSDSTLTPDMTLQDVLDIRDRTGHTTMPVTADGTPHGKFCGIVTSRDYRVSRDDRNKKVAEFMTPASECVTTDTSTSLKICNDIIWDHKINTLPVVDKDGNLSSLVFRKDYDSHKSRPDELLDEHKRYVVGAGINTRDYEERVPLLVEAGADVLCIDSSEGYSEWQKLTLDWIRERYGDAVKVGAGNVVDADGFRYLAEAGADFVKVGIGGGSICITREQKGIGRGQASALIDVCRARDEYFEETGVYVPVCSDGGIVYDYHMTLALAMGADFLMLGRYFARFDESPTRRLNVNGNYVKEYWGEGSARARNWARYDMGGAKKLSFVEGVDSYVPYAGPLKDNVDQSLTKVRSTMCNCGALTLEELRDKAKITLVSSTSLVEGGAHDVILKDSDSSTNFRS; encoded by the coding sequence ATGGCAACGTTCTTCGAGGGGGAATCCCACACCTTCTCTGAGTACCTACTCGTCCCTGGTTATTCCTCTCGGGAGAACATCCCGGCTAACGTCTCGCTCGAGACCCCGCTCGTAAAGTTCAAGCGCGGCGAGGAGCCGGCCATCAAGATGCACATCCCCATGGTCTCCGCGGTCATGCAGGCCGTGTCTGGCCCTCGCCTGGCCATCGCCCTTGCCCAGCAGGGCGGCATCTCGTTCATCTACCAGTCGCAGACCCCGGAGGACGAGGCCGCGATGGTGCGAGAGGTGAAGACGTACAAGGCGGGCTTCGTGGTGTCCGACTCCACGCTCACCCCGGACATGACGCTTCAGGACGTGCTTGACATCCGCGACCGCACGGGCCACACCACAATGCCCGTCACCGCGGACGGCACGCCGCATGGCAAGTTCTGCGGCATCGTCACCTCCCGTGACTACCGCGTGTCTCGCGACGACCGCAACAAAAAGGTCGCGGAGTTCATGACCCCCGCTTCCGAGTGCGTCACGACCGACACGAGCACCTCGCTCAAGATCTGCAACGACATCATTTGGGACCACAAGATCAACACCCTGCCCGTCGTCGACAAGGACGGCAACCTGTCCTCGCTCGTGTTCCGCAAGGACTACGACTCCCACAAGTCCCGTCCGGACGAGCTGCTCGACGAGCACAAGCGCTACGTCGTCGGTGCTGGCATCAACACGCGTGACTACGAGGAGCGCGTGCCCCTGCTGGTCGAGGCCGGCGCGGACGTGCTGTGCATCGACTCCTCCGAGGGCTACTCCGAGTGGCAGAAGCTTACCCTTGACTGGATTCGCGAGCGCTACGGCGACGCGGTGAAGGTCGGAGCGGGCAACGTCGTCGACGCGGACGGCTTCCGCTACCTCGCGGAGGCCGGCGCGGACTTCGTGAAGGTCGGCATCGGCGGCGGCTCCATCTGCATCACCCGCGAGCAGAAGGGCATCGGCCGCGGCCAGGCATCCGCCCTCATCGACGTGTGCCGCGCGCGTGACGAGTACTTCGAGGAGACGGGCGTCTACGTCCCCGTGTGCTCCGACGGCGGCATCGTGTACGACTACCACATGACGCTCGCGCTCGCCATGGGCGCCGACTTCCTCATGCTCGGTCGCTACTTCGCGCGCTTCGACGAGTCCCCGACCCGCCGTCTCAACGTGAACGGCAACTACGTGAAGGAGTACTGGGGCGAGGGCTCCGCACGCGCCCGCAACTGGGCCCGCTACGACATGGGCGGTGCGAAGAAGCTCTCGTTCGTCGAGGGCGTGGACTCCTACGTCCCCTACGCAGGACCGCTGAAGGACAACGTTGACCAGTCGCTCACCAAGGTCCGCTCCACGATGTGCAACTGCGGTGCGCTCACGCTCGAGGAGCTGCGCGACAAGGCGAAGATCACGCTCGTCTCGTCCACCTCTCTCGTCGAGGGCGGTGCGCACGACGTCATCCTCAAGGACTCCGACTCCAGCACGAACTTCAGGTCGTAG
- a CDS encoding glycosyltransferase family 2 protein codes for MELARLGTTPITVFNNLVGILFTLAYLYQVFYTIWVMIRGEVKLPVAKRSHSYAFVIAAHNEESVIGNLVRSIKAQRYDGLIDCYVVADACTDRTAEVAREAGAIVWERNDLARRGKSWVLDFAFDRILNQQECPYEGFFVMDADNVISPDYVEIMNRAFDQGFLVCTSYRNSKNFDSSWVSAGYSLWFMRESRYLNNARMLLGTSCAISGSGWLVSASIIRGMHGWMFHTLTEDLQFTAFCASHNIRIGYAPAEFFDEQPTDFKTSWTQRMRWSRGGYQVFFSYWRDLVRGIFKGRFFASYDMLMTMSPAMFLTIISVFVNLAYLIIGTASRGFIATQSELGACVGSIVTTLVSSYGMFFLMGLITTISERKHIHARNRWRVVANVFTFPIFELSYIPINVVALFKKVDWVPVKHDIAVNFDDVVSEGGTK; via the coding sequence GTGGAACTTGCCAGGCTCGGGACGACCCCTATCACGGTCTTCAACAACCTCGTCGGGATTCTCTTCACGCTCGCATACCTCTACCAGGTCTTCTATACCATCTGGGTCATGATTCGCGGAGAGGTGAAGCTGCCTGTCGCGAAGAGGAGCCACTCGTACGCGTTCGTGATCGCGGCGCACAACGAGGAGTCGGTCATCGGCAACCTCGTCCGCTCCATAAAGGCGCAGCGCTACGACGGCCTCATCGACTGCTACGTCGTCGCGGACGCGTGCACGGACCGGACGGCGGAGGTCGCGCGCGAGGCCGGTGCCATCGTGTGGGAGCGAAACGACCTTGCGCGACGCGGCAAGAGCTGGGTGCTCGACTTCGCGTTCGACAGGATCCTGAACCAGCAGGAGTGCCCGTACGAGGGCTTCTTCGTGATGGACGCGGACAACGTGATCTCGCCAGATTACGTCGAGATCATGAACAGGGCCTTCGACCAGGGATTCCTCGTCTGCACGAGCTACCGAAACTCCAAGAACTTCGACTCCAGCTGGGTGAGCGCCGGCTACTCGCTCTGGTTCATGCGCGAGTCGCGCTACCTTAACAACGCGCGCATGCTGCTTGGTACGAGCTGCGCCATCTCGGGATCCGGCTGGCTCGTCTCGGCCTCTATCATCCGCGGGATGCACGGCTGGATGTTCCACACGCTCACGGAGGACCTCCAGTTCACGGCGTTCTGCGCTTCTCACAACATCAGGATCGGCTATGCCCCGGCAGAGTTCTTCGACGAGCAGCCAACGGACTTCAAGACGTCGTGGACGCAGCGCATGAGGTGGTCGCGCGGTGGGTATCAGGTGTTCTTCTCGTACTGGCGAGACCTCGTGCGCGGCATATTCAAAGGTCGCTTCTTCGCGTCTTACGACATGCTCATGACCATGTCGCCCGCAATGTTCCTCACCATCATCTCCGTGTTCGTGAACCTCGCGTACCTCATCATCGGCACGGCGAGCCGTGGCTTCATCGCGACGCAGAGCGAGCTCGGCGCGTGCGTGGGGTCCATCGTGACCACGCTTGTGTCCTCGTACGGGATGTTCTTCCTCATGGGTCTCATCACCACGATATCGGAGCGAAAGCACATCCACGCGCGCAACCGCTGGCGCGTGGTCGCGAACGTGTTCACGTTTCCCATCTTCGAGCTCTCCTACATCCCCATCAACGTGGTGGCCCTGTTCAAGAAGGTCGACTGGGTGCCCGTGAAGCACGACATCGCGGTCAACTTTGATGACGTGGTGAGTGAGGGCGGCACAAAGTAG
- a CDS encoding serine O-acetyltransferase, which yields MKSCGVAERLAAMNVEYAAEKSFFGGSRRHFPSRSACVQLISDIRCLLFPGYFDNESAAGESNDYLTRERILHIERVLQGQVLEALLFDDGDLGRDEAGKRASHVANVFLDSLPQVLELLMTDIQALYDGDPAAGSLEEVLVAYPGLYAIFVYRIAHVLYGLDVPLIPRLMSEHAHSKTGIDINPGANIGKYFFIDHGTGVVIGETTDIGDHVKIYQGVTLGALSTRKGQLLSGKKRHPTLGDYVTVYSNASILGGETVIGSGAVISGSAFVCESVPQNARVILNQETIVHKPDDVEPAWCYVI from the coding sequence ATGAAGAGTTGCGGTGTGGCGGAGCGACTGGCCGCCATGAACGTGGAGTACGCTGCCGAGAAGAGCTTCTTCGGCGGTTCGCGGCGTCACTTTCCAAGCAGGAGCGCCTGCGTCCAGTTGATCTCGGACATACGGTGCCTGCTGTTTCCCGGCTACTTCGACAACGAGAGCGCGGCGGGGGAGAGCAACGACTATCTCACGCGCGAGCGCATACTTCACATCGAGCGCGTGCTGCAGGGGCAGGTGCTGGAGGCTCTGCTGTTCGACGACGGCGACCTTGGTCGCGACGAGGCGGGCAAGCGCGCCTCCCACGTGGCGAACGTGTTTTTGGACAGCCTTCCCCAGGTGCTCGAGCTCCTGATGACGGACATTCAGGCGCTCTACGACGGGGACCCGGCGGCTGGTAGCCTCGAGGAGGTCCTCGTAGCCTATCCCGGCCTGTACGCCATCTTCGTGTACCGAATCGCGCACGTGCTGTACGGGCTGGACGTGCCCCTCATCCCGCGCCTGATGAGTGAGCACGCCCACAGCAAGACGGGGATCGACATCAACCCCGGCGCGAACATCGGCAAGTACTTCTTCATAGACCACGGCACGGGCGTCGTCATCGGCGAGACGACCGACATCGGCGACCACGTTAAGATCTACCAAGGCGTCACGCTCGGCGCGCTCTCAACCCGCAAGGGCCAGCTCCTCTCGGGAAAGAAGCGTCACCCCACGCTCGGCGACTACGTCACGGTGTACTCGAACGCGTCAATCCTGGGCGGCGAGACCGTCATCGGCAGCGGTGCCGTCATCAGCGGTTCCGCCTTCGTGTGCGAGTCCGTCCCGCAGAACGCGCGCGTCATCCTGAACCAGGAGACCATCGTCCACAAGCCGGACGACGTGGAGCCGGCGTGGTGCTACGTGATCTAG
- a CDS encoding TetR/AcrR family transcriptional regulator C-terminal domain-containing protein, with translation MAASDRTKQLLADGLVELSKTMPIAEIRVKDLCATCDVDRSTFYYHFVDKYDLVAWIYAQLFERERRRASVTNGQEMIESMLDAIWTRSSFFRNALSDHSQNSLASYLLDFYIGSEREVACRYLGRSELDEETEYVIRQYSYGCLGNTIEWIQGRSALDAKTLARYQYRCMPDVLKRAWLADAASRADVAGTPTPSDLRS, from the coding sequence ATGGCCGCATCGGATCGTACGAAGCAGCTTCTTGCCGACGGGCTCGTCGAGCTCAGCAAGACGATGCCCATCGCAGAGATACGCGTGAAGGACCTCTGCGCGACGTGCGACGTCGACCGCTCGACCTTCTACTACCACTTCGTCGACAAGTACGACCTCGTCGCCTGGATCTACGCGCAGCTCTTCGAGAGGGAGCGCAGGCGTGCGTCCGTCACGAACGGACAGGAGATGATCGAGTCGATGCTCGACGCAATCTGGACAAGGAGCTCCTTCTTCAGAAACGCACTCAGCGACCACTCCCAGAACAGCCTCGCCTCCTACCTGCTCGACTTCTACATCGGAAGCGAGCGTGAGGTCGCCTGCCGATACCTGGGCCGTTCCGAGCTCGACGAGGAGACGGAGTACGTGATCCGTCAGTACTCCTACGGGTGCCTGGGCAACACGATCGAATGGATCCAGGGAAGAAGCGCTCTTGACGCCAAGACCCTGGCACGATACCAGTATCGGTGCATGCCCGATGTCCTGAAGCGCGCTTGGCTGGCGGACGCCGCGTCCAGAGCGGATGTTGCCGGCACACCCACACCCTCGGACCTGCGTTCCTAA